A single window of Pseudomonas lijiangensis DNA harbors:
- the tagH gene encoding type VI secretion system-associated FHA domain protein TagH, translating into MELVFEMLNTKQFVPTELCQKTFKQAGGVIGRGEDCDWIIPDRKRHLSNHHALISYREGTFFLTDTSSNGIQDSANGARLRKGEAVRIEHGSVYVLGDFEIRARLVRDPATFDVEVGRPQAAGSIIPDDAFLDLDPLNALDQQERVYSEIEELISPNTAIDDGRQRADYARIDMESLLVPELVEVAKKPEPAPAPPPVERQSDAFWDKFAVALGVDLNGLDHDAKEALALNAARLLKQSIGGLQQSLRTRSELKNELRLAQTTVQGSQKNPLKFAVDTREALGILLQPGKPGQLPAEQAISRAFRDLQAHQVALLTASRAAVRGTLEHFSPQQLTLRFERDNKPLFATSGSRWRAYGRYHQALRQDDDWSERLMARDFAQAYEEQIRLISTLHTDHQG; encoded by the coding sequence ATGGAACTGGTTTTCGAAATGCTTAACACCAAGCAGTTCGTGCCCACGGAGTTGTGCCAGAAGACCTTCAAGCAGGCGGGTGGCGTGATTGGTCGGGGAGAGGACTGCGACTGGATCATCCCGGACCGCAAGCGTCATTTGTCCAACCATCACGCGCTGATCAGCTATCGCGAGGGAACGTTTTTCCTGACCGATACCAGCAGTAACGGTATTCAGGACAGCGCCAACGGTGCGCGCCTGCGCAAGGGTGAAGCCGTTCGTATCGAACACGGCAGTGTATATGTCCTGGGTGACTTCGAGATTCGTGCGCGTCTGGTTCGTGACCCGGCCACGTTCGACGTGGAAGTCGGTCGTCCACAGGCGGCAGGCAGCATCATCCCTGACGATGCCTTCCTCGACCTGGACCCGCTGAACGCCCTTGACCAGCAGGAGCGTGTCTATTCGGAAATCGAGGAGCTGATCTCCCCGAACACCGCTATCGATGATGGCCGGCAGCGTGCCGACTATGCCCGCATCGATATGGAAAGCCTGTTGGTGCCGGAACTGGTCGAGGTCGCGAAAAAGCCTGAACCCGCGCCTGCACCGCCGCCGGTCGAACGTCAGTCCGATGCTTTCTGGGACAAGTTTGCTGTGGCTCTGGGGGTTGACCTCAACGGTCTCGATCACGATGCCAAAGAGGCACTGGCGCTCAATGCAGCCCGTTTGCTCAAGCAAAGCATCGGCGGTCTGCAGCAGAGCCTGCGCACCCGTAGCGAGCTGAAAAACGAATTGCGCCTGGCACAGACCACGGTTCAGGGCAGTCAGAAAAACCCGTTGAAGTTTGCCGTCGATACCCGTGAAGCACTGGGCATTCTGTTGCAGCCGGGCAAACCTGGGCAGTTGCCGGCCGAGCAGGCGATATCCCGCGCATTCCGTGATCTGCAGGCGCATCAGGTGGCTTTGCTGACCGCCAGCCGCGCCGCCGTTCGCGGCACTCTGGAACACTTCTCGCCGCAACAGCTCACCCTGCGTTTCGAGCGCGACAACAAACCGCTGTTTGCCACGTCCGGCAGTCGCTGGAGAGCTTACGGACGCTATCACCAGGCGTTGCGCCAGGATGATGACTGGAGCGAGCGTTTGATGGCCCGCGATTTCGCCCAGGCCTATGAAGAGCAGATTCGCCTGATTTCCACCCTCCACACCGATCACCAAGGATGA
- the icmH gene encoding type IVB secretion system protein IcmH/DotU: MIKDTEYNQDDKTVLLDRQGHGPASSPLTDFAAPPRFEQLEERMIYAARLRPAEAFNISLNSLVAAGSELLSEVVRLKHSDSREDLYALNDRLTAGLKLFEVRALHNGAESSQVMAARYVLCTVVDEAVVTTPWGNESEWSQMSLLSSFHNETFGGEKFFQLLDRLSKNPVKHLPMLELMYLCLSLGFEGKYRVQARGMLELEGIRDALYRQIRQLRGDVPRELSPHWEGLNDQRRSLVRIVPVWMVVLFTFVCLVVMYSGFAWMLGEQRDTVLQPYQPFDQTAVQPQSQP, from the coding sequence ATGATCAAGGACACGGAATACAACCAGGACGACAAGACCGTCCTGCTCGACCGTCAGGGCCATGGGCCGGCTTCGAGCCCGCTGACCGACTTCGCAGCGCCGCCACGCTTCGAGCAGCTTGAAGAGCGCATGATCTATGCGGCGCGCCTGCGCCCGGCCGAAGCGTTCAACATCAGCCTCAATTCGCTGGTGGCTGCTGGCTCCGAGCTGCTGTCTGAAGTGGTGCGACTCAAGCACAGTGACTCCCGCGAGGACCTGTACGCACTCAATGATCGACTGACTGCCGGGCTGAAGCTGTTTGAAGTGCGCGCCTTGCACAACGGTGCCGAGAGCAGCCAGGTAATGGCTGCCCGTTACGTGCTGTGCACCGTGGTAGACGAAGCGGTTGTGACCACGCCCTGGGGCAACGAAAGCGAGTGGTCGCAGATGAGCCTGCTCAGCAGCTTCCACAACGAAACCTTCGGCGGCGAGAAGTTTTTCCAGTTGCTGGATCGCCTGTCGAAAAACCCGGTCAAGCACCTGCCCATGCTGGAACTGATGTACCTGTGCCTGTCCCTCGGTTTTGAAGGCAAGTATCGGGTCCAGGCACGGGGCATGCTCGAGCTCGAAGGCATCCGTGACGCCCTGTATCGCCAGATCCGCCAACTTCGCGGTGATGTACCACGTGAGCTGTCGCCCCATTGGGAAGGCTTGAACGATCAGCGCCGCAGCCTGGTACGCATCGTGCCGGTGTGGATGGTGGTGCTGTTTACCTTCGTCTGCCTGGTGGTGATGTATTCCGGTTTCGCCTGGATGCTGGGCGAGCAGCGCGACACCGTTCTGCAACCTTATCAGCCGTTTGACCAGACCGCGGTTCAACCGCAGTCGCAGCCGTAA
- a CDS encoding PP2C family protein-serine/threonine phosphatase, with the protein MLVASPWRSAARTDAGKVRARNEDAFLDSPQHGLWVVADGMGGHQGGDIASQLIVASLAELPVQNDFDERLKDIRQCLHWLNRRLGQELTVTAGRHDSIMGSTVVALLVEGNRAACIWAGDSRCYLWRGQRLYQLSRDHSLQQQLIDEQKMSAEQARAYPGAHALTRAVGAAEQLTLDVLELEVYPGDTFLLCSDGLYQGLSSDALGNALSLTAPQIALERLFDGALRGSARDNLTAVVIRQ; encoded by the coding sequence ATGCTGGTAGCCAGCCCATGGCGCAGCGCTGCGCGCACCGATGCCGGCAAGGTTCGGGCGCGCAACGAAGATGCTTTTCTGGACTCCCCACAGCATGGGCTGTGGGTGGTCGCAGACGGGATGGGCGGTCATCAGGGGGGCGATATCGCCAGTCAGTTGATCGTCGCCAGCCTGGCGGAATTGCCGGTACAGAATGATTTCGACGAACGACTCAAGGACATACGCCAGTGCCTGCACTGGCTCAACCGTCGTTTGGGGCAAGAGTTGACTGTCACCGCCGGACGCCACGACAGCATCATGGGCAGCACCGTTGTGGCGCTGCTGGTGGAGGGCAATCGTGCGGCCTGCATCTGGGCCGGCGATAGCCGCTGTTATCTGTGGCGCGGTCAGCGTCTGTATCAGTTGTCCAGGGACCATTCGCTGCAGCAGCAACTGATCGACGAGCAGAAAATGAGCGCTGAGCAGGCCCGGGCCTATCCTGGCGCCCATGCCCTGACTCGTGCAGTCGGTGCTGCAGAGCAACTGACCCTGGATGTACTGGAGCTGGAAGTGTATCCCGGCGACACCTTCCTGCTCTGCAGCGACGGCTTGTATCAAGGGCTCAGCAGCGATGCACTCGGCAATGCCTTGAGCCTGACTGCGCCGCAGATTGCGCTGGAGCGCCTGTTCGATGGTGCCCTGCGTGGTTCGGCACGGGACAACCTGACGGCCGTGGTAATCCGCCAATGA
- the tssJ gene encoding type VI secretion system lipoprotein TssJ, protein MSRRMTAFSKTLAALTALVLLAGCSTLSPYSHLTKLNLKLTASDRLNPDLNGRPSPIVVRLFELKHPVAFENADFFSLYERAKESLSPDMVTSEELELRPGETVDLKLTVGEGSRYVGVLAAYRDLPETRWRYTLQVTPLALTDAELILDQNGIRNTNESLAKAVD, encoded by the coding sequence ATGTCTCGCCGTATGACTGCTTTCTCTAAAACGCTGGCTGCGCTGACCGCCCTGGTGCTGCTGGCCGGCTGCTCAACGCTCTCGCCGTACTCCCATCTCACCAAGCTCAACCTGAAGCTGACGGCCAGTGATCGTTTGAACCCGGACCTCAATGGCCGTCCGTCACCGATCGTGGTACGCCTGTTCGAACTCAAGCACCCGGTGGCGTTCGAGAATGCGGACTTCTTCAGCCTTTATGAGCGCGCCAAGGAGTCCCTGTCGCCGGACATGGTGACCAGCGAAGAACTGGAGCTGCGTCCGGGTGAAACCGTCGACCTCAAGCTGACTGTGGGAGAGGGCAGCCGCTACGTCGGTGTCCTTGCGGCCTACCGTGACCTGCCGGAAACCAGATGGCGCTACACGCTGCAAGTGACCCCGCTGGCACTCACCGATGCCGAACTGATCCTCGATCAGAACGGTATTCGCAACACCAATGAATCGCTCGCCAAGGCAGTCGACTGA
- a CDS encoding sigma-54 interaction domain-containing protein → MFTQVPQPLAYAEALLAQYAELSRAASGADLLGGFVRGLAGLSGCELTQLYLLDATNTCLGMNAECLDGVLQPREAASLPVDYSDEQLLQFALSQNRVLFLSELSGSLHETSFLPAQATPWQSLLCVPMVTHQKSVEGVLLCASRRHVDLQGFADSLGQLGSFVLGQLHLMQRLRQPMNELPVASARVPSASDYGLIGKSASMRRTYSMISKVLHSPYTVLLRGETGTGKEVVARAIHDFGPRHSKAFIVQNCAAFPENLLESELFGYRKGAFTGADFDREGLFDAANGGTLLLDEIGDMPLALQAKLLRVLQEGEIRPLGSNETHKIDVRIIAATHRDLSVMVSEGTFREDLYYRLAQFPIELPALRQREGDIVDLARHFADKTCAFLQRDPLRWSDSALTHLSSYAFPGNVRELKGLVERAVLLCEGGELLAEHFSLRTEAIPLDSSLNLRERLEQVERCMLLDCLRKNDGNQTLSARELGLPRRTLLYRLERLNINLGDFNG, encoded by the coding sequence ATGTTCACTCAGGTGCCTCAGCCACTGGCCTATGCCGAAGCGTTGCTTGCGCAGTACGCTGAACTGTCGCGAGCGGCCAGCGGTGCCGATCTGCTGGGTGGCTTTGTGCGCGGGCTGGCCGGGCTCAGCGGTTGCGAGCTGACTCAGCTCTACCTGCTGGATGCCACCAACACCTGCCTTGGCATGAATGCCGAGTGCCTTGATGGCGTCCTGCAACCCCGGGAAGCGGCGAGCTTGCCGGTGGATTACAGTGACGAACAGTTGCTGCAGTTCGCCCTGAGCCAGAATCGTGTGCTGTTCCTCAGCGAACTGAGCGGCAGCCTGCATGAAACCAGCTTCCTGCCGGCACAGGCCACGCCCTGGCAGTCGCTGCTGTGTGTCCCGATGGTCACCCATCAGAAGTCCGTAGAAGGCGTGTTGTTGTGCGCAAGCCGTCGGCATGTCGACCTGCAAGGTTTTGCCGACTCACTCGGACAGCTTGGCTCGTTTGTACTTGGCCAGTTGCATCTGATGCAGCGCCTGCGCCAGCCCATGAATGAGCTGCCCGTTGCATCGGCCCGCGTGCCCAGTGCCAGCGATTACGGACTGATCGGTAAAAGCGCAAGCATGCGCCGTACCTATTCGATGATCAGCAAAGTCCTGCACAGCCCTTATACCGTGCTGTTGCGCGGCGAGACGGGCACCGGCAAGGAAGTGGTCGCACGGGCGATTCATGACTTCGGACCGCGCCATTCGAAGGCATTCATCGTGCAGAACTGTGCGGCGTTCCCTGAAAACCTGCTCGAAAGCGAGTTGTTCGGCTATCGCAAGGGTGCATTCACCGGTGCTGACTTTGACCGTGAAGGGCTTTTCGACGCTGCCAATGGCGGCACCCTGTTGCTCGACGAAATCGGCGACATGCCATTGGCCCTGCAAGCCAAGCTGCTGCGCGTCCTGCAGGAAGGCGAGATTCGTCCGCTGGGTTCCAACGAGACTCACAAGATCGACGTGCGCATCATTGCCGCCACACACCGGGATCTGTCGGTGATGGTCAGTGAAGGCACGTTCCGCGAGGACTTGTACTACCGCCTTGCGCAGTTCCCTATCGAACTGCCGGCCTTGCGTCAGCGCGAAGGCGACATTGTCGACCTGGCTCGGCACTTTGCCGACAAGACCTGTGCATTCCTGCAGCGTGACCCGTTGCGCTGGTCGGATTCGGCACTGACTCACCTGTCCAGCTATGCCTTCCCCGGCAACGTTCGCGAGCTCAAGGGCCTGGTCGAACGTGCCGTGCTGCTGTGCGAGGGCGGTGAGTTGCTGGCCGAGCACTTTTCCCTGCGCACAGAAGCCATCCCACTGGACAGCAGCCTCAATCTGCGCGAGCGACTGGAACAGGTAGAACGCTGCATGCTCCTCGATTGCCTGCGCAAGAACGATGGCAACCAGACGCTTTCCGCGCGCGAACTCGGTCTGCCGAGACGCACACTGCTTTACCGCCTTGAGCGCCTGAATATCAATCTGGGTGATTTCAATGGGTAG
- a CDS encoding serine/threonine-protein kinase → MTELMGPIDDLLVSEEQDSNLTYFAFAQSHKAEAAPAPTRASISEMPDLLAGRYRIERLLGAGGMGLVYRARDLLSEQFGDPDPYIALKVLSEEFAESPDASALLYSEFALTRRLRHDNVLRLHNFEVDTDCQRAFITMELMRGLTLDKLLCERPLGLPWKELRDITLPLLDALAYSHAHGVLHGDMKPSNVMVTEDGVRLFDFGLGQAEEGILPGLPHLSRERFHAWTPGYAAPELLEGKPLSAGADVYGVACVIFELAGGKHPFRRLPSTQARDERLDRELQAPKNLPKHCWPALRAALAFDAGDRRITAKQLRDAFTVTSSWQQRLMPWRNG, encoded by the coding sequence ATGACTGAACTCATGGGACCGATCGACGACTTGCTGGTGAGCGAGGAACAGGACAGCAATCTGACCTATTTTGCCTTCGCCCAGTCGCACAAGGCAGAAGCTGCGCCGGCGCCGACCCGGGCCAGTATCTCGGAGATGCCCGATCTGCTGGCAGGTCGTTACCGTATCGAGCGTTTGCTCGGTGCCGGTGGCATGGGCCTGGTCTATCGTGCCCGGGACTTGCTGAGCGAGCAGTTCGGCGATCCCGATCCTTATATCGCGCTGAAAGTCCTCAGCGAAGAGTTTGCCGAGTCGCCGGATGCCAGCGCCTTGCTTTACAGCGAGTTTGCCCTGACCCGACGCCTGCGCCACGACAACGTCCTGCGCCTGCATAACTTTGAAGTGGACACTGACTGCCAGCGGGCCTTCATCACCATGGAACTCATGCGTGGGCTGACCCTGGACAAATTGCTCTGCGAGCGGCCCCTGGGGCTGCCGTGGAAAGAACTGCGTGACATCACACTGCCGCTGCTCGATGCCTTGGCCTATTCCCATGCCCATGGCGTGCTGCATGGTGACATGAAGCCGAGCAACGTCATGGTCACCGAAGACGGCGTGCGCCTGTTCGACTTTGGCCTTGGCCAGGCAGAGGAGGGTATCCTGCCCGGTCTGCCGCACCTGAGCCGCGAGCGATTCCATGCCTGGACACCGGGCTATGCCGCCCCGGAACTGCTCGAAGGCAAACCATTGTCGGCAGGTGCCGATGTTTATGGCGTGGCCTGTGTGATCTTCGAGCTGGCGGGAGGCAAACACCCGTTTCGCCGTTTGCCCTCGACTCAGGCCCGTGACGAACGCCTCGATCGTGAACTGCAAGCGCCGAAGAACTTGCCGAAACACTGCTGGCCAGCCCTGCGCGCAGCACTGGCTTTCGATGCCGGGGATCGCAGGATCACCGCCAAACAATTGCGTGACGCTTTCACCGTCACTTCGTCCTGGCAGCAGCGTCTGATGCCTTGGCGTAACGGATGA
- the tssM gene encoding type VI secretion system membrane subunit TssM, which translates to MKNFFKKVGAFLRKTWVWTLLLVLFVALLVWFVGPLLAVNDYKFWEGSTSRLLTISVLFLIWGLTMVFVSWRAGVRKKAMEESEDGQDRLRREEQIDEEQKELKARFKDALKTLKTSSLYRGRSERWRSDLPWYLLIGPQGSGKTSLLDFSGLEFPINKIERKLTRDTLGTRHCDWYFADHGVLIDTAGRYLTQPDAEVDGSAWSTLLDLLRKRRRNRPLNGVLVTIPVETLLQGSEQQLETLARQVRGRLQDVHQKLHVDVPVYLVLSKADSLLGFDEFFDQLTREESDQVLGTSFRKEQVGTDVAVLRNEFEELLRRLNSQVIMRMHQERDTQRRGRILDFPHQLGQIGERLCLFVDMAFTGNRYQRASQLRGFYLTSAPHLTAEMDATTAGIGANLGLNAGILPTLRSGRSRFIHHLLSRVIFPEADLAGLDKRERSRIHWGQRALYVGALAALALFGLLWASGFSANYERLENLRNLAQTWTQQRSALSTRDDAMAALKTLDTSYAATQVFPAKGDVSYHERGGLYQGEAVNPVVKDAYDRQLEQQLLPRVATLLEGQVRANTKDRDRLLNSLRAYLMLNMKDRRDEQWLKDWVATEWSQRYSGNTAVQNGLNSHFERLLKQPFVYPLDEQLVAQARQILRSESLANVVYRMLREQARNLPEYRLDQHLGPQGSLFVGTDYVIPGFYTQQGYQQYFSVQGSMLVSDILRDNWVLGEGSGLSSMDLRRLMVELEQLYFRDYANYWGEAVGQVQLPAINDFGEGAEQLAGLTSANSPVIQMLVEVRENTRFPVVAETAEEAAAAAAQLADKGGKLGKVAAAAAGNASDALAKKLPDTARKSLQSRFEPLHRLLDDNNGPTADLTPALAALNELQMQMASLARSSSPDQAAFELAKNRMGGQRDALSNLRTVSSRLPRPVGVWFNVLAEDTWRLVLRDSYQYLNQRYQNELYSFYGKAINQRYPFNAHSASDVAISDFREFFKAQGIADRFFDSYMRPFVSGDPGNYRMRTVDGYSLPVSKVYLDQMASALVIRQSFFADNPAEPQVQFKLEPYTLDPAVSRSEFKLGDKTIEYRHGPIVPVSFKWPTDAEDGRTSLVLDRMVGRPLGIEKNTGPWSLFRLFDLMQTEYLTGRDVLVLKADVGGLRANYLLTSQRTPNPFDMGVLRTFRMPVQL; encoded by the coding sequence ATGAAGAATTTTTTCAAGAAAGTCGGCGCATTCCTGCGCAAGACATGGGTCTGGACGCTGCTGCTGGTACTGTTTGTCGCGTTGCTGGTGTGGTTCGTGGGGCCGCTGCTGGCGGTCAATGACTACAAGTTCTGGGAAGGCTCGACCTCCCGCCTGCTGACCATCAGCGTGCTGTTCCTGATCTGGGGCCTGACCATGGTCTTCGTCAGCTGGCGCGCCGGTGTTCGCAAGAAAGCGATGGAAGAGAGCGAAGACGGCCAGGATCGTCTCCGCCGCGAAGAGCAGATCGACGAAGAACAGAAGGAGTTGAAAGCGCGTTTCAAGGATGCGCTCAAGACCCTGAAGACGTCGAGCCTGTATCGTGGCCGTAGCGAGCGCTGGCGCAGTGACTTGCCCTGGTACTTGCTGATCGGACCGCAGGGCAGTGGCAAGACCAGCCTGCTGGACTTCTCGGGTCTTGAGTTCCCGATCAACAAGATCGAGCGCAAGCTGACCCGCGACACCCTGGGCACCCGCCACTGCGACTGGTACTTCGCTGATCATGGCGTGCTGATCGACACCGCTGGCCGCTACCTGACCCAGCCGGATGCCGAAGTCGATGGCAGTGCCTGGAGCACTTTGCTTGACCTGCTGCGCAAGCGTCGTCGCAATCGTCCGTTGAACGGCGTGCTGGTGACCATTCCGGTGGAAACCCTGCTGCAGGGCAGCGAACAGCAACTCGAAACCCTGGCCCGTCAGGTGCGTGGACGCCTGCAGGACGTGCATCAGAAACTGCACGTGGACGTGCCGGTTTATCTGGTGCTGAGCAAGGCTGACAGCCTGCTGGGCTTCGATGAGTTCTTCGATCAACTGACTCGCGAAGAAAGCGATCAGGTGCTGGGTACCAGCTTCCGCAAAGAGCAAGTCGGCACCGATGTGGCTGTGCTGCGCAACGAGTTCGAAGAACTGCTGCGTCGCCTCAATAGCCAGGTGATCATGCGCATGCACCAGGAGCGTGACACCCAGCGTCGTGGCCGTATCCTCGACTTCCCGCATCAACTGGGTCAGATCGGCGAGCGTCTGTGCCTGTTCGTCGACATGGCATTCACTGGCAACCGCTACCAGCGTGCCAGCCAGTTGCGCGGTTTCTACCTGACCAGCGCGCCGCACCTGACTGCGGAAATGGACGCCACCACTGCGGGTATCGGCGCCAACCTGGGTCTGAACGCTGGCATCTTGCCAACCCTGCGCAGTGGCCGTTCGCGCTTCATTCACCACTTGCTCAGCCGGGTGATTTTTCCCGAGGCCGATCTTGCGGGTCTGGACAAACGCGAGCGCAGCCGCATCCATTGGGGCCAGCGTGCGCTGTACGTAGGCGCGCTGGCAGCACTTGCGCTGTTCGGCCTGCTTTGGGCCAGCGGTTTCTCTGCCAACTATGAGCGTCTGGAAAACCTGCGCAACCTGGCTCAGACCTGGACCCAGCAACGTTCGGCGCTGAGCACCCGCGATGACGCCATGGCGGCACTCAAGACCCTGGACACCAGCTACGCCGCTACCCAGGTGTTCCCTGCAAAAGGCGACGTGAGTTACCACGAGCGCGGCGGTCTGTATCAGGGCGAAGCCGTCAACCCGGTCGTCAAGGACGCTTACGATCGTCAGCTTGAACAGCAACTGTTGCCACGGGTCGCAACCCTGCTGGAAGGGCAGGTGCGTGCCAACACCAAGGACCGCGATCGCCTGCTCAACAGCCTGCGTGCGTACCTGATGCTGAACATGAAGGACCGTCGCGACGAGCAATGGCTCAAGGACTGGGTCGCGACAGAATGGTCCCAGCGTTACAGCGGCAACACTGCCGTACAGAACGGCTTGAACAGCCACTTCGAGCGCTTGCTCAAGCAGCCGTTCGTTTATCCGCTGGACGAGCAACTGGTGGCTCAGGCGCGTCAGATTCTGCGCAGCGAGTCCCTGGCCAACGTGGTCTACCGGATGCTGCGCGAGCAGGCTCGCAACTTGCCGGAATACCGTCTGGATCAACACCTGGGCCCGCAAGGCTCGCTGTTTGTCGGCACCGACTATGTGATTCCGGGCTTCTACACCCAACAGGGTTACCAGCAGTACTTCTCGGTGCAGGGCTCGATGCTGGTCAGCGATATCCTGCGTGACAACTGGGTACTGGGCGAAGGCTCTGGCCTTAGCAGCATGGACTTGCGTCGCCTGATGGTTGAGCTGGAGCAACTGTATTTCCGTGACTACGCCAACTATTGGGGCGAAGCGGTAGGCCAGGTGCAACTGCCGGCCATCAACGACTTTGGCGAGGGTGCCGAGCAACTGGCAGGCCTGACGTCAGCCAACTCACCGGTCATCCAGATGCTGGTCGAAGTGCGTGAAAACACCCGCTTCCCGGTGGTCGCGGAAACGGCAGAGGAAGCCGCTGCAGCTGCCGCGCAACTGGCCGACAAGGGCGGGAAACTCGGCAAGGTGGCAGCCGCTGCTGCTGGCAATGCGTCTGATGCTCTGGCGAAAAAGCTGCCGGATACTGCGCGTAAATCCCTGCAAAGCCGCTTCGAACCGCTGCACCGTTTGCTGGACGACAACAACGGCCCGACCGCTGACCTGACGCCAGCCCTGGCAGCCCTCAACGAACTGCAAATGCAGATGGCCAGCCTGGCGCGCTCCAGCTCGCCGGATCAGGCTGCGTTCGAACTGGCCAAGAACCGCATGGGTGGCCAGCGTGATGCGCTGAGCAACCTGCGCACTGTATCCAGCCGTCTGCCGCGTCCGGTGGGCGTGTGGTTCAACGTCCTGGCTGAAGACACCTGGCGCCTGGTGCTGCGTGATTCCTATCAGTACCTGAACCAGCGTTATCAGAACGAGCTGTACAGCTTCTACGGCAAGGCGATCAATCAGCGTTATCCGTTCAACGCACACAGCGCCAGCGACGTGGCAATCAGCGACTTCCGTGAGTTCTTCAAGGCTCAGGGTATTGCGGATCGCTTCTTCGACAGCTACATGCGTCCATTCGTCAGTGGCGATCCGGGTAACTACCGCATGCGCACTGTCGACGGTTACAGCCTGCCGGTTTCCAAGGTCTACCTCGACCAGATGGCGTCTGCGCTGGTTATCCGCCAGAGCTTCTTCGCCGATAACCCGGCCGAGCCGCAAGTGCAGTTCAAGCTGGAGCCTTACACCCTGGACCCGGCAGTCAGCCGTTCCGAGTTCAAGCTGGGCGACAAGACCATCGAATATCGCCATGGTCCGATCGTGCCGGTGTCGTTCAAGTGGCCGACCGATGCCGAAGACGGCCGCACCAGCCTGGTACTCGACAGAATGGTCGGTCGCCCGCTGGGTATCGAGAAGAACACGGGACCATGGTCGCTGTTCCGTCTGTTCGACCTGATGCAGACCGAATACCTGACAGGGCGTGACGTGCTGGTGCTCAAGGCCGACGTGGGTGGCCTGCGCGCCAACTACCTGCTGACCAGCCAGCGCACGCCGAACCCGTTCGACATGGGCGTGCTGCGTACCTTCCGCATGCCGGTGCAGCTCTGA
- the tssK gene encoding type VI secretion system baseplate subunit TssK: MNSHKVIWQEGMLLRPQHFQHNDRYYDHQMKTRTKLLGSYTWGFLNLDIDLQFLNMGKLVVSQASGILPDGSLFELGGNTEPLALDVPPNTGNTPVYLALPLVTGNHIEARRPEQSDVLARYTAYEAEVADSNAGDDSSSQVSCGRPDFKLLLGEQQSDQAYVKLKICEVLDTTPDGVISLDPDFVPTYIQAHASSYLLSCLKEVISMLSHRGDTIADRIRSNGKVGGAEVGDFMMLQLINRTELLLRHYLGLEQVHPEELYRTLLTMLGDLATFSSDSKRPRLDSRYQHSDQGASFRKLMEAIRQVLSMVLEQHAIELILQARQYGIIVSPLHDHTLLGSASFVLAASANCDSEELRHRLPAHLKVGPVERIRQLVNLHLPGIKVKPLPVAPRQIAFHSNKTYFILELSSEDLAQLERSGGFAFHVSGEFAELELKFWAIRN; the protein is encoded by the coding sequence ATGAACTCTCATAAAGTCATTTGGCAGGAAGGCATGTTGCTGCGTCCGCAGCACTTCCAGCACAACGATCGCTACTACGATCACCAGATGAAGACCCGGACCAAGCTGCTGGGCAGCTACACCTGGGGTTTCCTCAATCTGGACATCGACCTGCAGTTCCTCAACATGGGCAAACTGGTGGTCAGTCAGGCCTCGGGGATTCTGCCGGACGGCAGCCTGTTCGAGCTGGGCGGCAACACCGAGCCGCTGGCTCTCGACGTACCGCCCAATACCGGTAATACACCGGTCTATCTGGCACTGCCGCTGGTGACCGGCAATCACATCGAAGCGCGCCGCCCGGAGCAGTCCGACGTGCTGGCACGCTATACCGCGTATGAAGCCGAAGTAGCCGACTCCAATGCCGGCGACGATTCCTCAAGCCAGGTCAGCTGTGGCCGTCCCGACTTCAAACTGTTGCTCGGCGAGCAGCAGAGCGATCAGGCGTACGTGAAGCTGAAGATCTGCGAAGTGCTCGATACGACGCCGGACGGCGTGATCAGCCTCGACCCTGACTTTGTGCCGACCTACATCCAGGCACACGCTTCCAGCTACCTGCTGTCATGCCTGAAGGAAGTCATCAGCATGCTCAGCCACCGGGGCGATACCATCGCCGACCGGATTCGCTCTAACGGCAAGGTGGGCGGCGCTGAAGTCGGCGACTTCATGATGCTGCAACTGATCAACCGCACCGAGCTGTTGCTGCGTCACTACCTGGGTCTTGAGCAGGTTCACCCGGAAGAGCTGTACCGCACGCTGCTGACCATGCTGGGCGATCTGGCGACCTTTTCCAGCGACAGCAAGCGCCCGCGCCTGGACAGCCGTTATCAGCACAGCGACCAGGGCGCGAGCTTCCGCAAACTGATGGAAGCGATCCGTCAGGTGTTGTCGATGGTGCTGGAGCAGCATGCCATCGAGTTGATTCTGCAGGCGCGCCAGTACGGCATCATCGTCTCGCCGCTGCACGATCACACACTGCTGGGCTCGGCCTCGTTCGTGCTGGCGGCCAGTGCCAACTGCGACTCCGAAGAGCTGCGCCATCGCTTGCCCGCGCACCTCAAGGTCGGCCCGGTGGAGCGTATCCGCCAACTGGTCAACCTGCACCTGCCAGGCATCAAGGTCAAACCCTTGCCGGTGGCCCCGCGGCAGATCGCGTTCCACTCCAACAAAACCTATTTCATCCTCGAACTCAGTTCCGAAGACCTGGCGCAACTCGAGCGCTCCGGCGGCTTCGCGTTCCACGTATCCGGCGAATTCGCCGAGCTTGAACTGAAATTCTGGGCCATAAGGAACTGA